AAACTCCAGCGATCTCCCGATGTATTCGGTCTTGATCTGATTAGCCTAGTTAATTCTCATCCTCCTATGGAGGCTCAACACCAAGGCCAAGCTCTACAAGGAAGTGTCTCGCTCTCCTACCTATGGGGTGGGATTTTGTTGTGTAGGACCTGAAAATTCACTTATGTGCCGTTTGATGTCGATCGTTTTGGTGAATGTGGTGTTGATCGCATGtgatgcttgaaaatgacatgtgATCATTGACAGTTTCTAGAGATAGCGTTCCTACGAACGTTTTCAGATCTCAAGGCCTGTTGTTGCATCATCATTGGGTTACACAAAAGGTCTTCGACTTTGCTAATGGCAGCAAGAGCATGTCTCCATAGGTTCAATGCAGCGTTCGAGGAAGAGTACCGGAAGGCGGAAGCGGATGTCATGGACCGGCGAGTGAGAAGCTAAGGACGAGATCAAGCCGTCCAACTTGAGGAAGCTcgaaggaggaaaatgaaggaCAGCTGGAGAAACGCTTCAACACAAAcgagaacaagaagaaggacagcggaagaaaaaaaaaagaaacaaagaaaaagatatcaAATGGATTTATGTTCTAGAAGTACTGTTGGAGCAAAATCCATTTCCAGAAGTGTTAACTCAacttagtaaaaaaatttactaaatggatttttgctttagaagttaaattaccaaacgaatttctgcttctCATGGCATTCTTTTATGCGTTACCTTAGCGATTCATATCCTACCCGACCCATATTGCTAAATGCTTCCATATTTAACTCAACTTAGGAAAGCTCATGtccaaattgaggtgagagCATGAGACCGAGTGAGGGCgagaaaaagtgaagagaatTATAAAGATGGATTGAGTTTGCGTAAGTTATGAACCCATTTAACACACATGTTATATTAGACTTTGCCATTAtgaacccatttatgactcattaaCTCAATATAAATAACTCATATAGGTGTAGGTAGctagattttttgttttggagtTATATGTGTGTATCACTGCCTTAATTTTTCGTGCAATGGAACGGTTAGTTGAGGCGATCGGTAGAAGCTCATTTATGAGCAAGCAATGCTAATGGTTGCATAGGTTAAACTGAGGGAAGGAAATTTACTTGTCACTTGCCTCCTGGAGGGCCCGAGTGGCAGGTATTTGGGtatgtttttccattttcactAAGCATTTTGTGCTATCTTAAAACAATTGGGATTACTCTAAAATCTTGTTTGTTGTGCAGTGGTAAACCTGCTTTGGCTACGACAATCTGCTCCACACTTTGTTTTCTTTGAGTAATCAGACTTCTCGGTGCAGAAagttttaatttcttattttcttttgcatgcTTAGGACTTAGCATACACAATGACTGGACTTAATGAGAGCACAAAATGCGCTCGATCAAATTTAGAAGGTTTGTGACTTGTATGTCTGGTTGATTAGTGCCCGAGGAATGGGAAATTAATTGTTTCCCCTCTACTTTAAACTAACTCAGGGTGGTTATCTTACATTTTCTATGATGATTGGGGAGGGTTTTGTAATGGATTCCTATCTATGATAGGTTTTCGAACGTGCATACGAATCTCCATTGAGCATTATCATCCTTGATGACCTTAAAAGATAGATTATGTTTGATCTATCAACCGCTATCGTCATCCCTGACATTAAAAGACCATCATGACTTGAGTGAATTGCTTTGCTAGCTGGCTACTTAAGTACATCCGCATTGGGCCTCGATTGTTCAATTTAATATCTCAGACATTGGTAGGCCTTTTGAGGTGTCTTCCTCCAGATGTTGTTTTTTCACGTCTCGCCTTGCTTCTACGAATTGATGTTGGTGTGAAGAGTAATTCTCCTTTTCTATGATCTCCTCTGGAAGTCAATGCTGGCAAAATTACTACATATGGCTTTCTTTTTTCCGGGAAATAAGCTTCTCGTGATAGGGACAACGAGTGAAGTGAGTTCTTGCGATGCCTCCTTTTGGCCCTCACCATGTCCCCACATTGAAGACAGTAGGATGCAAAGAAGGTGAACTAGCGTAGATGCTATTTTGGTGTGTTCATGTGGCATTCTTGCTTCTGCTgttctttcttcatttctctTCTGCTGGACCACGTGAAATAAAGGGGAAGAAATGTGTAGCGGTATTGTTTTAAAGGCAATTCTTTGagtgagagaagctctcgaaATTCTATTAGTTGTGAGATGATATAAATGAGGGGGTAAATACCCTTATTTCAGCTGCAGCGCTTTCTTTAATCTAACGATGAAGGTTCCATCTTTTCATCTACCAAATACCTACATTTATTATAGAATAATTAATACACAATTCTCATATTGCCCGCCTTTAGGAATGTTCCGGAGTACACAAGAAACCCTAGGACTATAAGGGTCACCTCAGCTCTTGAATAATCCTTGGTCCTCCGTGCGTGAGAAACCTCCGGACCACAACACTCGACAAATACAAAGAACTGGACTCAAGTGAAGTTTCCTCGGACATTTACATTAAGACCTGAAAATTTCTCGGAAAGTACGAAGTCGCGGTGAAGCAAAGTTTCCGCCCGCTAGGGAAACGTTGGAGATGCGTCTTCCCATTTGTCTCGTGCTTGCAAAGAAATGACCGTGCTATTGCGCGACACTTTCTATGAAAGTTATCTTCGCTCTTTCTCTTCGACCCCTCTCTTGATTTATTTTCGTTTCTTCATCTTtctatttacataaaaaaacaaaaaaatcgacCCGTAAAGTAatcttacaaatttttttttttttatcttatccaAATTGAAGGTGACCGATCGACCACGGACAACCCCTAATTCATCTGCGCCAACACGGCTGAGCTTCGCTCCTCCAATTTGTCACCGGATGAGAACAGCTCAAAAAGATAGTTAAAAAGATCGTCAAGTACCGCATATCTACAGTATACAGATGGTATCCCAAGATCTTATACCTTCCTTAAAGAGCTCAGATGTTACAACGCTAACACAGGTCATGATCCAGCATCTTCACAGACACCCACTTACCCAAAGCAAAAGAAGATccaaaactgaaaaagaaaaacaaaaaagacaagaaaaccaCTAGCCTCACAGTCTATAAtactgtcagttatttctgatcgcACGATTTGCTATTGTTTTATTCAAAACACGCGATCATAGTTTGTGGATCTACAATTGAGATTTTACTGACAGTTTTAGGGAAACAttttttcactaaaaaaaaggggaaaaaaaaagctcaaaatccgttttttccttctttacacTAAAAccttattttggccaaaattaagaGGAAAATAGCAAAAACACACGAGATTCCATTTCGGGGTCAGTCGTACTTCTCCCTCCAGGAGTAGACAACAAAGAGGACCCACGACAGAGCCAGCAAGAAGTCTCCCACCGTCTGCCGGAGGCAGTCTCCGGCCAGGTCCTCCACCCTCCGCTCGAAGGACACCCTCCACACCGCCACGATCACGTGCAGCACCGTGCACCCCTTGGCGAAGAAGTCCTGGAACTCCCGGTCCTTTATGTTGGACACCATCAGGAGCAGGAGCCCGATGGCGAGGAGCAGCAGGCCCGCGAAGGAGTCGGAGGTCCGTATCAGGAGCCGGTCCTGTGGGGTCGATCCGAGGAGGCGGTCGGCAGCGTCGGTGCCGTGGCCGAGGGAGTAGAAGGCCTGGGCGTGGAACATCATCAGGGAACCGCAGAAGAGCGCGAGCAGCGAGTGGAGCACGCAGATCACCGTGAAAGTCGAGGACGGCGGCGGGGGAGGGGCAGAGGGGGATTTGGGGGCGGCGGGGAGGTGgccatggtggtggtggtgggtttGGGAGGGTGTGATGTAGGCGTGATGCATTGTTCAGTGCCGGACCTGGGAAGCTcccagcgagagagagagagagagagagagagaggggagaatCTAAAGAGTtggtgatgatgatgttggCTTTTGTTGACAAAAGTTGCTGGCTTTGTTCTTGCCTGTTGATATTTTACTTTTAAGCTTTTagactttgagagagagataaagttgggaattttatttttatggaaatCTTTAAGGGATAAGTGCATCGCAAGTCCTAatttaattaagtcttaaaaattttaaaatatataattaaattttaaaacttatcacgaaagtgcaatcaaatcctaaaactttcaaaatgtacaatcaagtcctaaaatttttcacgaaagtacaatcgactccaaaaattttcacaaagtacaattaatggaagaacttaattttaccaattcgacaagttttgggatttgattacgttttttgaaagttttatgattcgttttcacttttgtgataaattttatggCTTAATTGTGCTATTTAACAGTTTTAGAACTGTCAACGCACTTACCCTAATCTTTAAAATGCATCTATATgttttttgattcatttttttatttttaattataggTTTAAGGAATTTATTAATAAatcttatatttttatttataatcaatatacatatttttttaataaagaatagggaatggaaaggaaaaatcgcCGGGGATAGGAGGGAATCAAGATAAGCGTATGGTGGGGACCATGAGATGGGGATATGCAGTGGGGCCCCGGAGACAGAGATGGGCCGTCGGGTGGTGGTGCCAAAGTACGTAATGCGACTCGCACGTGGCGTGACTACGGTGTGCCGACAAGCGGGCCGGGTATGATCCACGGCGGTGATTTGTTTCCGGGAGGGTGGGCCAACGAGGAGGCCGAATTGCTGAGCCGTGCAATTACACTTTTGCCCTTATATTGTGCCCCAGCCCACGTTcgtttcttgattttttatttttttatttgaacttTCGTCTTCTTCGTACATCAGCCGCGGAAGCTAGTAGTAGAGCCAAAATCATCGTGAGCATTAAGGTAACCAAATGGGTTTATTTTCTATTGGAAACTACAGAAACAGATCAATAATCCGCGTGCCACTTCGATGTTGCGGGTTTTTGCCTCACCCGAGCACAATTGTCTTGGGTTGAAACTTGGAGTGAAGATCGATCCGAAGCTAGAGTTTGCAAGTCCGTGTGACAAAGGAACTTAGGATCCGGTGGTGCTTGAACTAAAAGGGTCGAAACCCACTATTAACCTTGAATATTAAGTAGAATTAATCCAAGTATCGCCCCAAGAGTTTCTGCAGCGATATCTAATAGGTACTTAAGTAATTTTACCTTCTTAAGCTCATTTTTACTTGACGAATTGtcggaaacttgtgcctattaCATAGATAATCCTTTGTTGAAGTACCTTCATTTTttctatgttatttttcttgaaatattaTGCAAAATCAAGCCAAGTATCGATGTAATAGGTACTTAGGTAATTTTACCTTCTTAAACTCATTTTACTAAAACCTTAGTTAAAGTAAATGGGATGCTGTACATTCTTCACATTCCTAGGAGTTAGTGAACAAGGTTGGACATTTGTGGTGGATTTGCACTGCAGCTTTCGTTTGATTAGGCTTGGAAGAAAATTCTATTTTGTAGTCATATTTAGTATAGTGGTAGAATAACGGACACAAGGTTTGAGAATGTACATGAATAGAATTATTTTGTAGAACATTTCTTTTAACCTTACCGAATAGGAACAAAGAATGCCACgtgttaatatatatatttttttctgtaCATTAACTTTAAATTATAAAACCTTTTTTTAATTCGAAAATTATAAAACCTGAACGTGCACAAGTTATAAGGAGTACGGAAAATTCGAGTGAGACATCCACCCTTTAACGGGATAACCAAGGTTAAACTTGTAAATACACACGGTCGGACTCCGTTGTCGGCTCAATTGAAGTAGTCGGACGGTTTTATCATTTTCCTCGTATTTTCCGGAGACAACTTGACAATTGGAAATCGAGTGCCGTGTTTTCTGACAATAAACTGAATTCGACGGCCACGGAGGGAACACTGATCGGATAAGGAGGAGAAGAGAAAGGTCATTACACGTGAAATTTGACCATCAAATTACTTGGcacataaacaaaaataaaagaatatgtAAAAATGGAAACACAATTAGCTAAAAAAAAGTTCCTAATATtcattttggaacaaaaatttgaGATTCGAAACTATTAGTTCTAGAAAAATCGTCACGACGATTTAATTTCAAGAAAGTCTATATTTTAAGGATAAATGTACTAAAAGTTCTAAAACgtattacgaaagtgcaattgagtcctaaggCTCTCAAAAAGTCCGaccaaatcctaaaacttgtcgtgaAAGGGTAAttgaattctgaaattttcaaaaagtacaattaagctctaaaacttgtcaactttgtgcaattaagtccttcatTTAACTCCGTCTAACTTGACAAATAGAAAATggcaataaattttaggacttgatggCACTAACTTGAAagattttaggacttgattgtaattTTATGACAAGTTTCAGGACTTTCAATATacttatttccttattttaATATCATCTAGaacatgaattttcttgtattttcgtcatttgatATGATATGCTACTTAAGATGTACAATCACTATTTTATAATGTATCAAATACGATTCTAGTTTGGTAGCTGTAAATATCGTTGAATTATtgaataaagttttttttttttaaaaaaacttattttGGGAATTGTTTCGGACCTCCGGttagcttttctttctttggttcttTGCCTTTAGCGGCTTCCTAGATTTGTTAGATATCAAGATGGCGTTGTATCCTTGAAGTGGCTTACCAAGGCGATGATTTGGCTAAAAGAGACTTGATTATCT
This sequence is a window from Rhodamnia argentea isolate NSW1041297 chromosome 3, ASM2092103v1, whole genome shotgun sequence. Protein-coding genes within it:
- the LOC115750365 gene encoding uncharacterized protein LOC115750365; the encoded protein is MHHAYITPSQTHHHHHGHLPAAPKSPSAPPPPPSSTFTVICVLHSLLALFCGSLMMFHAQAFYSLGHGTDAADRLLGSTPQDRLLIRTSDSFAGLLLLAIGLLLLMVSNIKDREFQDFFAKGCTVLHVIVAVWRVSFERRVEDLAGDCLRQTVGDFLLALSWVLFVVYSWREKYD